Genomic DNA from uncultured Desulfuromusa sp.:
GGAGGGCCAGAGAGTAGGGCTCTTCACCGTTTGCACAACCAACACTCCAGATTCTCAGCTTGCTGTTGTTATGCCGTGAAATTTCCAGGAGTTCAGGCAAAATTTGTTTTTCCAGTGCTTGAAAGACACTTTCATTACGGAAAAAATGCGAAACATGAATACTCAATGCAGCCAGCAGTTGTTCCTGCTCGTGAATATTTTGTTGCAGCAGCTGAAGATATGCAACCGGGTCGTTATAGCCCACGGCTCGGATCCGGGCCGCTATGCGTCGTTTGATGCACAGAACCTTGTACCCTTCTAGGTAGAAGTTCTGTTGTTCTTGTAAAATTGTTGCAATCTGCTGATAAACCGTATCCTCAAGATGATTCCCTACAAAAGGTTGAGAATTCAGGGCACATGGTTCTGGTGGAGGATCATCGGGCTCGGTGTTTATGACCCCTGCACGATCATCTTTGGCGGCTAAAATGATCAAACCCTCCTCGTTGACAGTGATATAAGTCACCATTACTGTGTCGGATACGCAATCCGGATTTCTGACTGATACTGCCGATTCGTGTTACGACATGAGGCAAGTGAATGAGCTGATCGAGATCCTTTAAAGGCGAAGTGAAAACCAGCTCATAATCTTCCCCGCCTGCAAGGGCTAAATCGATGAGAGTGGCATCAGAGGCCAATGCTTTTTTGAATGGTGTGGATAGAGGTATCTCGGAAAGATTAAGCTCAGCACCCACTTCTGAAGCGTCGAGAATGTGGCCCAGATCGGCGAGTAAACCATCGGAAACATCAAGCATCGCTGTTGCTAAATGCCGTTTCGCAAGTTCCTGTCCCAAAGGCACCTGTGGTGCCGGGGTATGAAAACGCTGATTTAAAAACGGATCC
This window encodes:
- a CDS encoding protein-glutamate O-methyltransferase CheR, which gives rise to MIILAAKDDRAGVINTEPDDPPPEPCALNSQPFVGNHLEDTVYQQIATILQEQQNFYLEGYKVLCIKRRIAARIRAVGYNDPVAYLQLLQQNIHEQEQLLAALSIHVSHFFRNESVFQALEKQILPELLEISRHNNSKLRIWSVGCANGEEPYSLALLCQKWRRKGDLLSIIGTDLSPEALMRAKRGSFPADRVGNVSREMLTGCFFKNGDQYQLIDSVRDQVQFFRHDILTDQPFYRATLILCRNLLIYFSRKQQKQVLTILAAALLPGGYLVLGRAETMAPDCRKLFICIDPAERIYQRVAEN